From a single Phocoena sinus isolate mPhoSin1 chromosome 1, mPhoSin1.pri, whole genome shotgun sequence genomic region:
- the P3H1 gene encoding prolyl 3-hydroxylase 1 isoform X2 produces the protein MAARSLRLLTTLLAVATAACRAEAESEAEWDMTAPDLLFAEGTAAYARGDWAGVVLSMERALRSRAALRALRLRCRTRCAADLPWELDPDSPPSLAQASGAAALHDLRFFGGLLRRAACLRRCLGPSATHSLSEELELEFSKRSPYNYLQVAYFKINKLEKAVAAAHTFFVGNPEHMEMRQNLDYYQTMSGVKEADFKDLEAKPHMHEFRLGVRLYSEEQLQEAVPHLETALREYFAADEECRALCEGPYDYDGYNYLEYNADLFQAITDHYVQVLSCKQNCVTELASHPGREKPFEDFLPSHYDYLQFAYYNIGNYTQAIECAKTYLLFFPNDEVMSQNLAYYTAMLGEEQARSIGPRESAQEYHQRSLLEKELLFFAYDVFGIPFVDPDSWTPEEVIPKRLQEKQKSERETAARISQEIGNLMKEIETLVEEKTKESLDVDRLTQEGGPLLYDGIRLTMTSKVLNGSQRVVMDGVISEDECRELQRLTNAAATLGDGYRGQTSPHTPSEKFYGVTVFKALKLGQEGKVPLQSAHLYYNVTEKVRRVMASYFHLDSPLYFSYSHLVCRTAIEEAQAERKDGSHPVHVDNCILNAEALVCIKEPPAYTFRDYSAILYLNADFDGGNFFFTELDAKTVTAEVQPQCGRAVGFSSGTENPHGVKAVTRGQRCAIALWFTLDARHSERDRVQADDLVKMLFSPEETDLPHEQPQEAQEGLPKPVQGSVSSSESGHKDEL, from the exons ATGGCGGCGCGCTCGTTGAGGCTGCTGACCACATTGCTGGCGGTCGCCACCGCTGCCTGCCGGGCCGAGGCGGAGTCCGAGGCGGAATGGGACATGACGGCGCCTGATCTGCTCTTCGCGGAGGGGACCGCGGCCTATGCTCGCGGTGACTGGGCCGGGGTGGTTCTGAGCATGGAGCGAGCGTTGCGTTCGCGGGCCGCCCTGCGCGCCCTTCGCCTGCGCTGCCGCACCCGGTGTGCCGCCGACCTCCCATGGGAGCTGGACCCGGACTCGCCTCCCAGCCTGGCGCAGGCCTCGGGCGCCGCCGCCCTGCACGACCTACGTTTCTTCGGGGGCTTGCTGCGCCGCGCCGCTTGCCTGCGCCGCTGCCTCGGGCCGTCGGCCACCCACTCGCTCAGCGAGGAGCTGGAATTGGAGTTCAGCAAGCGGAGCCCATACAACTACCTACAGGTCGCCTACTTCAAG ATAAACAAGTTGGAGAAAGCCGTAGCAGCAGCTCATACCTTCTTCGTGGGCAATCCTGAGCACATGGAGATGCGTCAGAACCTGGACTATTACCAAACCATGTCTGGGGTGAAGGAAGCCGACTTCAAGGATCTTGAGGCCAAACCCCACAtg CATGAGTTTCGGCTGGGAGTACGCCTCTACTCCGAGGAGCAGCTGCAGGAAGCCGTGCCCCACCTGGAGACGGCGCTGCGGGAGTACTTCGCGGCAGACGAGGAGTGCCGTGCCCTCTGTGAAGGGCCCTATGACTACGACGGATACAACTACCTGGAATACAACGCCGACCTCTTCCAGGCCATCACAG ACCATTACGTCCAGGTCCTCAGCTGTAAGCAGAACTGTGTCACGGAGCTTGCTTCGCACCCAGGTCGAGAGAAGCCCTTTGAAGACTTCCTCCCATCGCATTATGATTATCTGCAGTTTGCCTACTACAACA tTGGGAATTACACACAGGCCATTGAATGTGCCAAGACCtatctcctcttcttccccaatGATGAGGTGATGAGCCAGAATCTGGCCTACTACACAGCCATGCTTGGAGAAGAGCAAGCCAGATCCATCGGCCCCCGTGAG AGTGCCCAGGAGTACCACCAGCGAAGCCTGCTGGAGAAAGAACTGCTCTTCTTCGCTTATGACGTTTTTGGAATTCCCTTTGTTGACCCG GATTCATGGACTCCAGAAGAGGTGATTCCCAAGAGACTGCAAGAGAAACAGAA GTCAGAACGGGAAACAGCCGCCCGCATCTCCCAGGAGATCGGAAACCTTATGAAGGAGATTGAGACCCTCGTGGAAGAGAAGACCAAGGAGTCGCTGGACGTGGACAGGCTGACCCAGGAAG GTGGCCCCCTGCTTTATGACGGTATCAGACTCACCATGACCTCCAAAGTCTTGAACGGTTCCCAGCGGGTGGTGATGGATGGTGTAATCTCTGAGGATGAGTGCCGGGAGCTGCAGAGACTGACCAAT GCAGCAGCAACTTTAGGAGATGGCTACCGGGGTCAGACCTCCCCACACACTCCCAGCGAAAAGTTCTATGGCGTCACTGTCTTCAAGGCCCTCAAG CTGGGACAGGAAGGGAAGGTTCCTCTGCAGAGCGCTCACCTGTACTACAACGTGACGGAGAAGGTGCGGCGTGTCATGGCGTCCTACTTCCACCTGGACAGCCCCCTCTACTTCTCCTACTCCCACCTGGTGTGCCGCACCGCAATCGAAG AGGCACAGGCCGAGAGGAAGGACGGTAGCCACCCCGTCCACGTGGACAACTGCATCCTGAACGCGGAGGCCCTCGTGTGCATCAAGGAGCCCCCCGCCTACACCTTCCGGGACTACAG TGCCATTCTTTACCTGAACGCAGACTTCGACGGAGGAAActtttttttcactgaactagatgCCAAGACCGTGACG GCAGAGGTGCAGCCCCAGTGCGGAAGGGCCGTGGGATTCTCTTCGGGCACAGAAAACCCACATGGAGTGAAGGCTGTCACCAGAGGGCAGCGCTGTGCCATCGCCCTGTGGTTCACTTTGGACGCTCGACACAGCGAGCGG GACAGGGTGCAGGCGGATGACCTGGTGAAGATGCTCTTTAGCCCAGAAGAGACGGACCTCCCCCATGAACAGCCCCAAGAAGCCCAGGAGGGGCTCCCCAAGCCCGTACAGGGGTCTGTCTCCAGCAGTGAGTCAGGGCACAAGGATGAGCTCTGA